In the genome of Rhodoplanes sp. Z2-YC6860, one region contains:
- a CDS encoding Bug family tripartite tricarboxylate transporter substrate binding protein: MMMKRLTIAVLACAAFAATSNAQDYPSRPITLVVPYSAGGGNDIMARVAGEKMSPALGQQIVIENRGGAGGSIATRQVAKASPDGYTLGLGGTGTLAINPTLYSNVGYDPRKDFEPIGLIGTSALVLVIHPSIPAHSVKELIAYAKANPGKLSYASAGVGSGIHLAAEYFRFQAGIEMTHVPYKGSAPALTDLIGGHVSMYFSSMPPAIELVKEGKIRALGVTGLTRSPIFPDLPTIAEAALPGYEAVLHYGIIAPAGTPKPIVAKLNAALRQAVMSDELKQKLAADGTEPLASTPEQYAADIDKEETKWSAIVKKSGAKAE, translated from the coding sequence ATGATGATGAAACGACTGACGATTGCCGTCCTTGCTTGCGCCGCTTTCGCGGCAACCTCGAATGCGCAGGACTATCCGAGCCGGCCGATCACCTTGGTGGTGCCTTACTCGGCCGGTGGCGGCAACGACATCATGGCGCGCGTTGCCGGCGAGAAGATGAGCCCGGCGCTCGGCCAGCAGATCGTCATCGAGAACCGCGGCGGCGCCGGCGGCTCGATCGCAACGCGTCAGGTGGCGAAGGCCTCGCCTGATGGTTACACGCTGGGACTCGGCGGCACCGGCACGCTCGCGATCAATCCGACGCTCTACAGCAACGTCGGATACGACCCGCGCAAGGACTTCGAGCCGATCGGATTGATCGGCACCAGCGCCTTGGTGCTGGTGATCCATCCGTCGATCCCGGCCCACAGCGTCAAGGAGCTGATCGCCTATGCCAAGGCGAATCCCGGCAAACTCTCTTACGCCTCGGCCGGTGTCGGCAGCGGCATTCATCTGGCGGCTGAGTACTTCCGCTTCCAGGCCGGCATCGAAATGACGCATGTGCCCTACAAGGGCTCGGCCCCAGCGCTGACCGATCTCATCGGCGGTCACGTGTCGATGTATTTCAGCTCCATGCCGCCCGCGATCGAGCTCGTGAAGGAAGGCAAAATTCGCGCGCTTGGCGTCACTGGGCTGACGCGGTCGCCGATCTTCCCTGATCTGCCGACCATCGCCGAAGCCGCGCTGCCGGGCTACGAGGCCGTGCTGCATTACGGAATCATCGCGCCGGCTGGCACGCCCAAGCCGATCGTCGCCAAGCTCAACGCGGCACTGCGGCAGGCCGTGATGTCGGACGAACTCAAGCAGAAGCTCGCCGCCGACGGCACCGAGCCGCTCGCCTCGACGCCGGAGCAATACGCCGCCGACATCGACAAGGAAGAGACCAAATGGTCCGCCATCGTCAAAAAATCCGGTGCCAAGGCGGAATGA
- a CDS encoding Bug family tripartite tricarboxylate transporter substrate binding protein codes for MKSIRRRAFVAGSAALLASGGRTHAEDYPSRPVTFIVPFPPGGSTTIVVRSVSDRLGELLGQQVIIDNRGGAGGTVGTKALARSEPDGYTIGLGYSGTLAIGPNLYSNPGYDPRKDFAAIGRIATAPNTLVVHPSFQAKNVAELIAYAKANPGKVNYGSAGVGTVSHICGEYFANAAGIKLVHVPYKGTGPALSDLIGDLIGGHIPMAFAPIPATYSNSKEGNMRMLAVTSAKRSTLAPEIPTIAEQGVPGFEAVLRYGIVAPAGTPAPIVARLNKALNEALASDEIRKRLALEGAEPLPSTPAEYAADIDREEREWGKVVKESGAKAD; via the coding sequence ATGAAAAGCATCAGACGGCGCGCATTCGTCGCGGGCTCCGCGGCCCTGCTGGCCTCGGGCGGCAGAACCCATGCGGAAGATTATCCAAGCCGGCCTGTGACCTTCATCGTGCCGTTCCCGCCGGGCGGCAGCACCACCATCGTCGTGCGCTCGGTCAGCGACCGGCTCGGCGAGCTGCTCGGCCAACAGGTCATCATCGACAACCGCGGGGGCGCTGGCGGCACGGTCGGCACCAAGGCATTGGCGCGAAGCGAGCCGGATGGCTACACGATCGGCCTTGGCTACAGCGGCACGCTCGCCATCGGCCCGAACCTCTATTCCAATCCCGGCTACGATCCGCGCAAGGACTTCGCTGCGATCGGCCGCATCGCCACCGCACCCAACACGCTGGTGGTGCATCCGTCGTTCCAGGCCAAGAACGTGGCGGAGCTCATCGCCTACGCCAAGGCCAATCCCGGCAAGGTGAACTACGGCTCGGCGGGCGTCGGCACGGTAAGCCATATCTGCGGCGAGTATTTCGCCAATGCGGCGGGCATCAAGCTCGTGCATGTGCCTTACAAGGGCACCGGCCCTGCCCTCTCCGATCTGATCGGCGATCTGATCGGCGGACATATCCCGATGGCGTTTGCGCCGATTCCCGCGACCTATTCGAACTCCAAGGAAGGCAATATGCGCATGCTCGCGGTGACCAGCGCCAAGCGCTCGACGCTGGCGCCGGAGATCCCGACCATCGCCGAGCAGGGCGTGCCGGGCTTCGAGGCCGTGCTGCGCTACGGCATCGTAGCGCCGGCCGGCACGCCGGCTCCGATCGTCGCGCGGCTCAACAAGGCGCTCAACGAAGCGCTCGCCAGCGACGAGATCCGCAAGCGCCTGGCGCTGGAAGGCGCCGAGCCCCTTCCGAGCACGCCGGCAGAATATGCCGCCGACATCGATCGCGAAGAACGCGAGTGGGGCAAGGTCGTGAAGGAATCGGGCGCGAAGGCAGATTGA
- a CDS encoding TMEM143 family protein: MDQQSAQDTGGGKDREHFIPVRKIDIIEALIVHGALGAERDKFRQLCEQLAAIEHYEYHVQLARLHNDYFYFAPESTAHARAGVATLKRAYRNLIEGLTEVLHDANFIEVPREEIERAQREDSIVRLKITAPLDNYREVRFFRRGHHQETVLVSSWYGLRKRERQFKVYDDVMMIVTVKEGAPAPENGKKKRQKSKLRPGAVLLKYFHNIAGADLNALYPDVKVVMGWRDQLMLGVPALIGGVPILLKLASTVTVLFLIAGFYLGFSSSVRDEEWAGALAALSGLGALGGFAVTQWMKFQRQTLLHQKTIADNIYYRNVNNNAGVFDTLIGEAEEQESKEAFLAYYFLLEPNGISTHADLDVHIETWLKKTFGVDVDFEGHDALSELERHGILTRDGDQLTVLPLDKALERLDRAWNSFFPAIAAK, encoded by the coding sequence ATGGATCAGCAATCAGCGCAGGACACGGGCGGCGGGAAAGACCGCGAGCATTTCATCCCGGTCCGCAAGATCGATATCATCGAGGCGCTGATCGTCCACGGCGCACTCGGCGCCGAACGCGATAAATTCCGTCAGCTCTGCGAGCAGCTCGCCGCCATTGAGCACTACGAATATCACGTGCAGCTCGCCCGGCTGCACAACGACTATTTCTACTTCGCCCCCGAATCGACCGCCCACGCGCGTGCCGGCGTGGCCACGCTCAAGCGCGCCTATCGGAACCTGATCGAAGGCCTGACCGAAGTCCTGCACGACGCGAATTTCATAGAGGTGCCGCGCGAGGAGATCGAGCGCGCGCAGCGCGAGGACTCCATCGTCCGTCTCAAGATCACGGCGCCGCTCGACAACTATCGCGAGGTCCGATTCTTCCGCCGCGGCCACCATCAGGAAACCGTGCTGGTCAGCTCATGGTACGGGCTGCGCAAGCGCGAGCGGCAATTCAAGGTCTACGACGACGTGATGATGATCGTCACCGTCAAGGAAGGCGCGCCGGCACCCGAGAACGGCAAGAAGAAGCGGCAGAAATCGAAGCTGCGTCCCGGCGCGGTGTTGTTGAAATACTTCCACAACATCGCCGGCGCCGATCTCAACGCACTGTACCCCGACGTCAAGGTGGTGATGGGCTGGCGCGACCAGCTCATGCTCGGCGTGCCGGCACTCATCGGCGGCGTGCCGATCCTGCTCAAGCTCGCATCCACCGTGACGGTGCTGTTCTTGATCGCCGGCTTCTATCTCGGCTTCTCGAGCTCGGTGCGCGACGAGGAATGGGCCGGCGCGCTCGCGGCGCTGAGCGGCCTCGGCGCGCTCGGTGGTTTTGCGGTGACCCAGTGGATGAAATTCCAGCGTCAGACGCTCCTTCACCAGAAGACGATCGCCGACAACATCTACTACCGCAACGTCAACAACAATGCCGGCGTGTTCGACACGCTGATCGGCGAGGCCGAAGAGCAGGAAAGCAAGGAAGCCTTCCTCGCTTACTATTTCCTGCTGGAGCCAAACGGCATCAGCACGCACGCCGACCTTGATGTCCATATCGAGACTTGGCTCAAGAAGACCTTTGGCGTCGATGTCGATTTCGAGGGCCACGACGCGCTGAGCGAACTTGAGCGCCACGGCATCCTGACGCGAGACGGCGATCAGCTCACCGTGCTGCCGCTCGACAAGGCGCTGGAGCGACTCGACCGCGCCTGGAACTCGTTCTTTCCCGCGATTGCAGCGAAATAG
- a CDS encoding Bug family tripartite tricarboxylate transporter substrate binding protein, giving the protein MNRYLTSLAMGVVLFVAPAQAQDDYPNKPIKVVVTVPAGGGVDTVTRLVTERMRTIVGQPFVVENRGGAGGNIAADYVYQQEPDGYTLMATQPSPITTNVVLYKSLTFDPTQFSPIGLMSSAPNVLLVRGDFPAKTAKEFLDYVKANPSKLNYASQGPGTTSHLTAELFNKLTGAHLQHVPYKGTGPALNDIVAGHVDLIFMQLEAALKLHEGGKARILAVTTEKRIASLPDIPTMIELGLPDFVSDTWNALAAPPKTPAPIIAKLNNALNETLKTPEMKEQYKKLGLEVRGGTPEDMAKVMKGDTERWGAVIKAANIPQL; this is encoded by the coding sequence ATGAATCGCTACCTCACGTCACTCGCCATGGGCGTCGTCCTGTTCGTGGCGCCGGCTCAGGCCCAGGACGATTATCCGAACAAGCCCATCAAGGTGGTCGTCACGGTGCCGGCCGGAGGCGGCGTTGACACCGTCACGCGGCTCGTGACCGAGCGGATGCGCACCATTGTCGGCCAGCCCTTCGTGGTCGAGAACCGGGGCGGCGCCGGCGGCAACATCGCGGCCGATTACGTCTACCAGCAGGAGCCCGACGGCTACACCCTGATGGCGACACAGCCCTCTCCGATCACCACCAACGTGGTCCTCTATAAGAGCCTGACCTTCGATCCCACCCAGTTTTCGCCGATCGGCCTCATGTCGTCGGCGCCGAACGTCCTGCTGGTCCGCGGCGATTTTCCGGCCAAGACCGCGAAGGAGTTCCTGGATTACGTGAAGGCCAATCCCAGCAAGCTGAACTACGCGTCGCAGGGACCCGGCACCACCTCGCATCTGACCGCCGAGCTGTTCAACAAGCTCACCGGCGCGCATCTGCAGCACGTTCCATACAAAGGCACAGGCCCGGCGCTGAACGACATCGTCGCGGGGCACGTCGACCTGATCTTCATGCAGCTTGAAGCCGCCCTGAAGCTGCACGAAGGCGGCAAAGCCCGCATCCTCGCCGTCACCACCGAAAAGCGCATCGCATCGTTGCCGGATATTCCGACCATGATCGAACTCGGGCTCCCCGATTTCGTCTCCGACACCTGGAATGCGTTGGCCGCGCCGCCCAAGACCCCGGCGCCGATCATCGCCAAGCTGAACAACGCGCTGAACGAGACGCTGAAGACGCCGGAGATGAAGGAACAGTACAAGAAGCTCGGGCTCGAGGTTCGTGGCGGCACGCCGGAGGACATGGCGAAGGTCATGAAGGGCGACACCGAGCGCTGGGGCGCGGTGATCAAGGCCGCCAACATTCCGCAGCTTTGA
- a CDS encoding transketolase, translating into MTSPISRDELAILAELERKVLWLASWTIHHANHLRENTDGLKVGGHQASSASLASIMTALYFHTLRPQDRVAVKPHASPNFHAIQYLLGKQTREKLENFRGYKGAQSYPSRTKDADDVDFSTGSVGLGVAQTLFSSLVQDYVRAHGWSKDRPEGRMIALVGDAELDEGNIFEALLEGWKQGLRNCWWIVDYNRQSLDAVVREGLWERYEQLFKNFGWDVVILKYGSLQQAAFREPGGETLRQWIDRCPNQLYSALVFQGGAAWRKRLLDEIGDQGDVTRLIESRSDDELARLMNNLGGHDLPSIVEAFDKIDHDRPTCFIAYTVKGFGLPIAGHKDNHAGLMTPAQMETFRQAMNIGTGQEWEPFEGLRAAPSQIQAFLDKVPFAQGGPRRLKAPQIAVPDELAVTIQPEMSTQFGFGAILNELARGGSKLAERIVTTSPDVTVSTNLGPWVNRRGLFARESMADTFKSERIPSTFNWEFSPKGQHIELGIAEMNLFIALSALGLSHSINGERLIPIGTLYDPFIARGLDALNYACYQEARFIIAATPSGITLAPEGGAHQSIAQPLIGMAQDGLASFEPAFVDELAAIMAFAFAYIQKESGETSESNWLRDETGGSVYLRLSTRPVEQIKRTMTPELRQGIVDGAYWLREPGPNCQVVVAYSGTVAPEAIQATGLMAEDRRDVGLLAVTSADRLNAGWTAALRARERGLVHARSHIERLFETLPPNCALVTVLDGHPATLGWLGSVYGHRTRPLGVEHFGQTGTIADLYRHHGIDANAIIAAAEAIAPGRPIRHLRALG; encoded by the coding sequence ATGACCAGCCCGATTTCCCGCGACGAACTCGCCATCCTGGCCGAACTTGAACGCAAGGTGCTGTGGCTTGCGAGCTGGACCATCCACCACGCCAACCATCTGCGCGAGAACACCGACGGCCTGAAGGTCGGCGGCCATCAGGCCTCGTCGGCTTCGCTCGCCAGCATCATGACGGCGCTCTACTTCCACACGCTGCGGCCGCAGGACCGCGTCGCCGTGAAGCCGCACGCCTCGCCGAATTTCCATGCCATCCAGTATCTGCTCGGCAAGCAGACCCGCGAAAAACTCGAGAACTTCCGCGGCTACAAGGGCGCGCAGAGCTATCCGTCGCGCACGAAGGACGCCGACGACGTCGACTTCTCCACCGGCTCGGTCGGCCTCGGCGTCGCGCAGACGCTGTTCTCGTCGCTGGTGCAGGACTACGTCCGCGCCCATGGCTGGAGCAAGGACCGGCCCGAAGGCCGCATGATCGCGCTGGTCGGCGACGCCGAGCTCGACGAGGGCAACATCTTCGAAGCGCTGCTCGAAGGCTGGAAGCAGGGCCTGCGCAATTGCTGGTGGATCGTGGACTACAACCGTCAGAGCCTCGATGCTGTGGTGCGCGAGGGCCTGTGGGAACGCTACGAGCAGCTGTTCAAGAACTTCGGCTGGGACGTCGTGATCCTGAAATACGGCTCACTGCAGCAGGCCGCATTCCGCGAGCCCGGCGGCGAGACACTGCGGCAGTGGATCGACCGCTGCCCGAACCAGCTCTACTCGGCGCTGGTGTTCCAGGGCGGCGCCGCGTGGCGCAAGCGGTTGCTCGATGAGATCGGCGACCAGGGCGACGTGACGCGGCTCATTGAATCCCGCAGCGACGACGAGTTGGCGCGGCTGATGAACAATCTCGGCGGCCACGACCTGCCGTCGATCGTTGAGGCGTTCGACAAGATCGATCACGACCGGCCGACCTGCTTCATCGCCTACACGGTGAAGGGCTTCGGCCTGCCGATCGCGGGCCACAAGGACAATCACGCCGGCCTGATGACCCCGGCGCAGATGGAAACCTTTCGCCAGGCGATGAACATCGGCACAGGCCAGGAGTGGGAGCCGTTCGAGGGCCTGCGCGCGGCGCCCTCGCAAATCCAGGCATTCCTCGACAAGGTGCCGTTCGCGCAAGGCGGGCCGCGGCGGCTGAAAGCGCCGCAGATCGCTGTGCCGGACGAGCTCGCCGTCACGATCCAGCCGGAGATGTCGACGCAATTCGGCTTCGGCGCGATCCTCAACGAGCTGGCGCGCGGCGGCTCGAAGCTCGCCGAGCGCATCGTCACCACCTCGCCCGACGTGACCGTGTCGACCAATCTCGGCCCCTGGGTGAACCGCCGCGGGCTCTTTGCCCGCGAAAGCATGGCCGACACCTTCAAGAGCGAGCGCATCCCCTCGACGTTCAATTGGGAGTTCTCGCCGAAGGGCCAGCACATCGAGCTCGGCATCGCCGAGATGAATCTGTTCATCGCGCTGTCGGCGCTCGGCCTGTCGCACTCGATCAACGGCGAACGGCTCATTCCGATCGGCACACTGTACGACCCCTTCATCGCCCGCGGTCTCGATGCGCTGAACTATGCCTGCTATCAGGAGGCGCGTTTCATCATCGCAGCGACGCCATCGGGCATCACGCTCGCACCCGAAGGCGGCGCGCATCAGTCGATCGCGCAGCCCTTGATCGGCATGGCGCAGGACGGGCTCGCCTCGTTCGAGCCGGCTTTCGTCGATGAGCTCGCCGCAATCATGGCGTTCGCATTCGCCTACATCCAGAAAGAGAGCGGCGAAACGTCGGAGAGCAATTGGCTGCGCGACGAGACCGGCGGCTCGGTCTATCTGCGGCTGTCGACGCGACCGGTCGAGCAGATCAAGCGCACCATGACGCCGGAGCTGCGCCAGGGCATCGTCGACGGCGCCTATTGGCTGCGCGAACCCGGCCCGAACTGCCAGGTCGTGGTCGCCTACAGCGGCACGGTCGCGCCGGAAGCGATCCAGGCGACCGGCCTGATGGCCGAGGACCGCCGCGACGTGGGCCTCCTCGCCGTCACCTCGGCCGACCGGCTGAACGCCGGCTGGACCGCGGCGCTGCGTGCGCGGGAGCGCGGCCTGGTGCACGCCCGCTCGCATATCGAGCGGCTCTTTGAGACGCTGCCGCCGAACTGCGCCCTGGTGACCGTGCTCGACGGCCACCCGGCGACGCTTGGCTGGCTCGGCTCGGTCTACGGCCACCGCACCCGGCCGCTCGGAGTGGAACATTTCGGCCAGACCGGCACGATCGCGGACCTCTACCGGCACCACGGCATCGACGCCAACGCGATCATCGCGGCGGCCGAGGCCATCGCGCCCGGCCGGCCAATCCGGCATCTGCGCGCCCTGGGCTGA
- a CDS encoding Lrp/AsnC family transcriptional regulator, producing the protein MPKRTLDDIDRKILVELQADGRMSLNDLAAKVGLSPSPCLRRVRMLERDGVISRYVAVLDQRAVGLPVSVFVSIKLDKQRQESLDRFAKAIERWPEVLECYLMTGPRDYWLRVVVPDLDAYERFVKQKLTRVEGIASIESSFALEQVKYTNVLPVT; encoded by the coding sequence ATGCCAAAACGAACCTTGGATGACATCGACCGCAAGATCCTGGTCGAGCTTCAGGCCGACGGCCGCATGAGTCTGAACGACCTCGCCGCCAAAGTCGGGCTGTCGCCGTCGCCTTGCCTGCGGCGCGTGCGGATGCTGGAACGTGACGGCGTCATTTCGCGTTATGTCGCGGTGCTCGACCAGCGCGCCGTGGGCCTGCCGGTCAGCGTGTTCGTCTCGATCAAGCTCGACAAGCAGCGCCAGGAGTCGCTCGACCGTTTCGCCAAGGCGATCGAGCGCTGGCCGGAGGTGCTGGAGTGCTATCTGATGACCGGCCCGCGCGACTACTGGCTGCGCGTCGTGGTGCCCGACCTCGATGCTTATGAGCGCTTTGTGAAGCAGAAGCTCACGCGCGTCGAAGGCATCGCCTCGATCGAGTCGAGCTTTGCGCTGGAGCAGGTGAAGTACACCAACGTGCTGCCGGTGACCTGA
- a CDS encoding MgtC/SapB family protein gives MRFFHTFQLADFFDTGISLLAAFILGTLIGAERQYRQRTAGLRTNVLVALASAAFVDLGMHIGGADGAVRVVAYVVAGIGFLGAGAIMKEGANVWGLNTAATLWGSAAVGACAGADMIAQAVLLAAFVLMSNTLLRPLVNAINRLPIDEIASEAAYEVRLTTDSAAMPRLRELMVEKLEAAQYPVSDTEVIERPDDTAEIVAVLTRTSVSAKELDAVIAALGSQPGVRHATWETKTIG, from the coding sequence ATGCGCTTCTTTCACACCTTTCAGCTTGCCGACTTTTTCGACACCGGCATCAGCCTGCTGGCGGCCTTCATTCTCGGCACGCTGATCGGCGCCGAGCGGCAGTATCGCCAGCGCACCGCGGGACTGCGGACCAACGTTCTGGTCGCGCTGGCTTCCGCGGCGTTCGTCGATCTCGGCATGCACATCGGCGGCGCAGACGGCGCGGTCCGCGTCGTCGCCTACGTGGTCGCCGGCATCGGCTTCCTTGGTGCCGGCGCCATCATGAAGGAAGGCGCCAACGTCTGGGGCCTCAACACTGCGGCGACGTTGTGGGGCTCGGCCGCGGTCGGCGCCTGCGCCGGCGCGGACATGATCGCGCAGGCGGTGCTGCTGGCTGCTTTTGTCCTCATGAGCAACACGCTGTTGCGGCCGCTGGTCAACGCCATCAACCGTCTGCCGATCGACGAGATCGCGTCGGAGGCCGCTTACGAGGTGCGGCTTACGACAGATAGCGCGGCCATGCCGCGGCTTCGCGAGCTGATGGTCGAAAAGCTCGAGGCGGCGCAGTATCCGGTCAGCGACACCGAGGTGATCGAGCGGCCCGATGATACGGCCGAGATCGTCGCGGTTCTGACCAGGACGTCCGTCAGCGCCAAGGAGCTCGACGCCGTGATTGCGGCTCTCGGCAGCCAACCCGGTGTGCGGCATGCGACCTGGGAAACCAAGACGATCGGGTAG
- a CDS encoding Bug family tripartite tricarboxylate transporter substrate binding protein, with the protein MKKRLFAAAAFGLAATLTVSNAAMADGYPNRPVTFIVPYGAGGPVDVLARTLSEGMRAALGQPIIIENVVGANGTIGVGRAVRAEPDGYTVSIGNWPSHITNGAIYNLSYDIQKDLVPVARLSQNPYVAVVRKDFPANNFAELIAWMKANPDKATEGTAGLGSGQHISGVYVQKITGTKFQFVPYKAGSSDIIRDIVAGHIDFTFDQAITSLQHIKGGNVRAFAVTSDKRLDAAPEIPTVDEAGAPGTYILTWYGLWLPKGAPQEAIDKLGEAARAALADPTVRAKLLSLGQQIPPPEQQTAAALAAFTKTEIDKWHAIIREAGIKAE; encoded by the coding sequence ATGAAAAAACGTCTTTTCGCCGCGGCGGCCTTCGGCCTCGCCGCCACCTTGACGGTTTCGAATGCGGCAATGGCGGACGGCTACCCGAACCGCCCCGTCACCTTCATCGTGCCCTATGGCGCAGGCGGTCCCGTCGACGTGCTGGCGCGCACGCTGAGCGAAGGCATGCGCGCAGCGCTCGGCCAGCCGATCATCATCGAGAACGTGGTCGGCGCCAACGGCACCATCGGCGTCGGCCGCGCGGTGCGCGCGGAGCCGGATGGCTATACGGTCAGCATCGGCAATTGGCCGTCGCACATCACCAACGGCGCGATCTACAACCTCAGCTACGACATCCAGAAAGACCTCGTTCCGGTCGCGCGCTTGTCGCAGAATCCTTATGTCGCTGTGGTGCGCAAGGATTTCCCGGCGAACAATTTTGCCGAACTGATCGCCTGGATGAAGGCCAATCCGGACAAGGCCACCGAAGGCACCGCGGGCCTGGGCTCCGGCCAGCACATCAGCGGCGTTTACGTCCAGAAGATCACCGGCACCAAGTTCCAGTTCGTGCCGTACAAGGCGGGCTCATCCGACATCATCCGCGACATCGTCGCAGGCCATATCGACTTCACGTTCGATCAGGCGATCACCTCGCTGCAGCACATCAAGGGCGGCAACGTGAGAGCGTTTGCGGTGACATCCGACAAGCGGCTCGACGCCGCGCCGGAGATCCCGACCGTCGACGAGGCCGGCGCGCCGGGCACCTACATCCTGACCTGGTACGGGCTCTGGTTGCCGAAGGGCGCGCCACAGGAGGCGATCGACAAGCTCGGCGAAGCCGCGCGCGCCGCGCTGGCCGATCCGACCGTGAGAGCGAAGCTCTTGAGTTTGGGCCAGCAGATCCCGCCACCCGAGCAGCAGACCGCTGCCGCGCTCGCCGCCTTCACCAAGACCGAGATCGACAAGTGGCATGCGATCATCAGGGAAGCCGGCATCAAGGCGGAGTAA
- a CDS encoding class II aldolase/adducin family protein — protein MAKLDDMLEDLVTANHVLAKLGIVDSFGHISIRHPDKPDRFFLSCSRAPERVSRDDILEFDLDCNVIDAKGKQLYTERPIHGGAYQARPDVMSVIHNHSPGVIPYGITGHKLKPLMHMCATIGHEVPIWDQHDKFGDTDLLVRTMDQGHDLAKSLGKGATCLMRGHGCLVAGPYMRRTVYTAVYLELNAKLQMQAEAMSDTVRFLTDGEVDEVVKTTSPANVNRAWENWCRAVGRPYKE, from the coding sequence ATGGCGAAGCTTGATGACATGCTCGAAGACCTCGTGACCGCGAACCACGTGCTGGCCAAGCTCGGGATCGTCGATTCGTTCGGCCACATCAGCATCCGCCATCCGGACAAACCGGACCGGTTCTTCCTGTCTTGCTCGCGGGCGCCCGAGCGCGTCAGCCGCGACGACATCCTCGAGTTCGATCTCGATTGCAACGTGATCGACGCCAAGGGCAAGCAGCTCTACACCGAGCGTCCCATTCATGGCGGCGCCTATCAGGCGCGCCCCGACGTGATGTCGGTGATCCACAATCACAGCCCGGGCGTCATTCCCTATGGCATCACCGGCCACAAGCTGAAGCCGCTGATGCACATGTGCGCCACCATCGGCCACGAGGTGCCGATCTGGGATCAGCACGACAAGTTCGGCGACACCGATCTGCTGGTCCGCACCATGGACCAGGGCCATGACCTAGCGAAGAGCCTGGGCAAGGGCGCCACCTGCCTGATGCGCGGCCACGGCTGCCTGGTGGCTGGCCCCTACATGCGCCGCACCGTCTACACGGCGGTTTATCTGGAGCTGAACGCCAAGCTGCAGATGCAAGCCGAGGCGATGAGCGACACCGTGCGCTTCCTCACCGATGGCGAGGTCGACGAGGTCGTCAAGACCACGTCGCCGGCCAACGTCAACCGCGCCTGGGAGAACTGGTGCCGCGCGGTCGGGCGGCCGTACAAGGAATAG
- a CDS encoding Bug family tripartite tricarboxylate transporter substrate binding protein, which produces MSRSLAVLLAHALVGAGILAAGAVTASAQGFPSRVITIVSPAPAGGITDTIGRALAQRFSAKWGQQAVVENKPGANNQIAAEYVLNQPADGHTLFIAPDSTFVANPSLYPKLPYDPYKSFTPISGLVIINHGLIAHPSFPPNNVKEFIEFAKSKPGEINYGTYGIGSSGHLNMLLFESMTGTKLQPVHYKGAAPATNDVIAGHIPIMFVSAASGAPLYKDGKLKYFAVGGSKRLPQLPDIPTVAETVPGYEGISWFALVGPAGIPAETVAKINGEVRAMFADPEMQKNFVDRFMLQPMLMSPEELMAFIRKEEPKWRKVITEAKLKVE; this is translated from the coding sequence ATGTCGAGATCGCTGGCTGTTCTATTAGCGCACGCGCTCGTGGGCGCAGGAATCCTGGCGGCGGGCGCCGTGACGGCTTCGGCGCAAGGTTTCCCGAGCCGGGTCATCACCATCGTGTCGCCGGCGCCGGCCGGCGGCATCACCGACACCATCGGCCGTGCCCTGGCGCAGCGGTTTTCGGCGAAATGGGGCCAGCAGGCGGTCGTCGAGAACAAGCCGGGCGCCAACAATCAGATCGCTGCCGAATACGTCCTCAACCAGCCGGCCGATGGGCACACGCTGTTCATCGCGCCGGACTCGACCTTCGTCGCCAATCCGAGCCTCTATCCGAAGCTGCCGTACGATCCTTACAAGAGCTTCACGCCGATCAGCGGGCTTGTGATCATCAATCACGGCCTGATCGCGCATCCATCGTTTCCGCCGAACAACGTCAAGGAGTTCATCGAGTTCGCCAAGAGCAAGCCCGGCGAAATCAACTATGGCACTTATGGCATCGGCTCGAGCGGCCATCTCAACATGCTGCTGTTCGAGAGCATGACCGGCACCAAGCTCCAGCCGGTGCACTACAAGGGCGCGGCGCCCGCGACCAACGACGTGATCGCGGGTCATATCCCGATCATGTTCGTCAGCGCAGCGTCCGGCGCGCCACTGTATAAGGACGGCAAGCTCAAATATTTCGCGGTCGGCGGCAGCAAGCGCCTGCCGCAGTTGCCCGACATTCCGACGGTGGCCGAGACCGTGCCGGGCTACGAGGGCATCTCGTGGTTTGCGCTGGTCGGCCCGGCCGGCATTCCCGCCGAGACCGTCGCCAAGATCAACGGCGAGGTCCGCGCGATGTTCGCCGATCCGGAGATGCAGAAAAACTTCGTCGACCGCTTCATGTTGCAGCCGATGCTGATGTCGCCTGAGGAACTGATGGCCTTCATCCGCAAGGAGGAGCCGAAGTGGCGCAAGGTGATCACGGAAGCGAAACTCAAGGTGGAATGA